In the Sarcophilus harrisii chromosome 1, mSarHar1.11, whole genome shotgun sequence genome, one interval contains:
- the PRR14 gene encoding proline-rich protein 14 isoform X5 — protein MAAAAASRPFLPPRKTVPGDWAAPVGPGKKVYGGWAGSGRAGFKGAGGGNSPRTGICGRRRLQPGVKPGTLQGLPEAIDIPMDLPQDSSQPSLNREPLVRAPWGARTRKRPRLQQQLGEPKLSQRVTGTPSSLEKASQRVLTVVLEDVIATRMSQEMLPEMSTTPRRSSRLESNRSQPSISPLGQSWSPQSRPPDWSTLCREPLTRAPKRIGFQRRRPQQMGTSTRGAEENPSHQDKPSQPALLVMLEDIKNPQSPVKAQELLGFNNETEDPGISACRDLDSVFRQASPVDHSECVLPGSEPETPSPPPSSLLRPRLSPWGLAPLFRSVRSKLESFADIFLTPAKTPQAPPTNPPSPASPMKLELKIAISEAPESGRVRGGEGEGPVSPRPPIRQWRTQDSGLPAAPRPTLGRSHSCPDLGPPGEGGCAWSAFPPHPHRPRPRRHTVGGGELARAPPPSRPCLRKEVFPLGGSGAPPNIVTTCSPAASTSSSFSDLPESRVCSPQGEKQPRPEDMVLSESETKSVGKVSCFRIRRTPSRSQPNLTPMGLPRPIRLNKKEFSLEEIYTNKNYRSPTAKRSFETIFEEPRERNGTLVFTSSRKLRRAVEFRDCSLPRHRRPSRAVRPAPGRAPTPDLGPLLQQRLEELDALLLQEEEEPGKG, from the exons ATGGCCGCAGCGGCGGCTTCACGCCCTTTTTTACCACCCCGGAAGACTGTACCCGGCGATTGGGCGGCGCCCGTCGGCCCAGGGAAGAAGGTGTACGGCGGTTGGGCCGGGTCAGGAAGGGCAGGTTTTAAAGGAGCCGGAGGTGGGAACAGTCCGAGAACCGGGATCTGCGGGAGGCGGCG GCTGCAGCCAGGGGTTAAACCTGGGACCCTTCAGGGACTCCCTGAAGCTATCGATATCCCTATGGACTTGCCCCAAGATTCCAG TCAACCTTCCCTCAACCGGGAACCATTGGTTAGAGCACCATGGGGAGCAAGAACTCGGAAGCGGCCAAGACTGCAGCAGCAGCTTGGAGAACCCAAGCTGAGCCAGAGGGTGACAGGAACTCCGTCATCCCTGGAGAAGGCTTCTCAGAGGGTCCTCACTGTGGTGCTGGAAGATGTCATTGCCACCAGAATG TCTCAAGAGATGCTCCCTGAAATGTCAACTACGCCTCGACGGAGCAGTAGACTAGAATCTAACCGTTCCCAGCCTTCTATCTCCCCACTTGGCCAGTCTTGGAGCCCTCAGTCAAG ACCTCCAGACTGGTCTACCCTGTGCCGGGAGCCACTGACTCGAGCTCCAAAGCGTATTGGATTCCAGAGGAGGAGGCCACAACAAATGGGAACATCCACGAGGGGGGCTGAGGAGAACCCTTCACACCAAGACAAGCCCTCCCAGCCAGCCCTGCTTGTGATGTTGGAGGATATCAAGAATCCTCAGTCTCCAGTGAAGGCCCAGGAGCTGCTG GGCTTCAACAATGAGACTGAAGACCCAGGGATCTCAGCATGCAG GGACTTGGATTCAGTGTTTCGGCAGGCCTCTCCTGTGGACCATTCTGAATGCGTTTTGCCAG GCTCAGAGCCAGAGACCCCGTCTCCCCCACCCTCCAGCCTCTTGCGGCCACGCCTGAGTCCTTGGGGCCTGGCACCACTCTTCCGCTCTGTCCGCTCTAAGCTGGAGAGCTTTGCTGACATCTTCCTCACCCCAGCCAAAACCCCCCAAGCCCCACCCACAAATCCCCCCTCTCCAGCCTCACCCATGAAGCTAGAGCTGAAGATTGCCATCTCGGAAGCCCCGGAGTCTGGGAGAGtccggggaggggagggggaagggcctGTAAGCCCTCGTCCTCCAATCCGGCAGTGGAGGACTCAGGACTCTGGCCTCCCTGCTGCCCCTAGGCCGACTTTGGGTCGAAGCCATTCTTGCCCGGACCTGGGGCCCCCTGGGGAAGGGGGCTGTGCATGGTCAGCCTTCCCTCCACATCCACATAGGCCTCGTCCCAGAAGGCACACAGTTGGGGGTGGGGAGCTGGCTCGGGCCCCACCACCTTCTCGGCCTTGCCTACGAAAAGAGGTTTTTCCCTTGGGAGGGTCAGGTGCACCCCCAAACATTGTCACCACCTGCTCTCCTGCTGcttctacttcttcctctttctcgGACCTGCCAGAATCCAG ggTTTGCTCCCCCCAAGGGGAGAAGCAACCACGCCCAGAGGATATGGTGCTGTCAGAATCTGAGACCAAG TCTGTGGGAAAAGTCTCCTGCTTTCGGATTCGCAGGACACCATCCAGGAGTCAGCCCAACCTCACTCCAATGGGGCTGCCTCGACCAATCAG GTTGAATAAGAAGGAGTTCAGCCTAGAGGAAATTTATACCAACAAGAATTATCGTTCCCCCACAGCCAAACG GTCCTTTGAGACTATCTTTGAAGAGCCAAGAGAGCGGAATGGAACCCTGGTCTTCACAAGTTCCCGGAAGCTTCGAAGAGCAGTAGAATTCCGAGATTGTAGCCTCCCTCGTCACCGAAGGCCTTCCAGGGCAGTTCGTCCTGCCCCTGGCAGAGCTCCTACCCCTGACCTGGGACCTTTGCTGCAGCAGAGGCTGGAGGAATTAGATGCCCTGCTGTTGCAAGAGGAAGAGGAGCCAGGCAAGGGTTAG
- the PRR14 gene encoding proline-rich protein 14 isoform X3: MAAAAASRPFLPPRKTVPGDWAAPVGPGKKVYGGWAGSGRAGFKGAGGGNSPRTGICGRRRLQPGVKPGTLQGLPEAIDIPMDLPQDSSQPSLNREPLVRAPWGARTRKRPRLQQQLGEPKLSQRVTGTPSSLEKASQRVLTVVLEDVIATRMSQEMLPEMSTTPRRSSRLESNRSQPSISPLGQSWSPQSRPPDWSTLCREPLTRAPKRIGFQRRRPQQMGTSTRGAEENPSHQDKPSQPALLVMLEDIKNPQSPVKAQELLGFNNETEDPGISACRVDHVTTIHQSIPSSRDLDSVFRQASPVDHSECVLPGSEPETPSPPPSSLLRPRLSPWGLAPLFRSVRSKLESFADIFLTPAKTPQAPPTNPPSPASPMKLELKIAISEAPESGRVRGGEGEGPVSPRPPIRQWRTQDSGLPAAPRPTLGRSHSCPDLGPPGEGGCAWSAFPPHPHRPRPRRHTVGGGELARAPPPSRPCLRKEVFPLGGSGAPPNIVTTCSPAASTSSSFSDLPESRVCSPQGEKQPRPEDMVLSESETKSVGKVSCFRIRRTPSRSQPNLTPMGLPRPIRLNKKEFSLEEIYTNKNYRSPTAKRSFETIFEEPRERNGTLVFTSSRKLRRAVEFRDCSLPRHRRPSRAVRPAPGRAPTPDLGPLLQQRLEELDALLLQEEEEPGKG; the protein is encoded by the exons ATGGCCGCAGCGGCGGCTTCACGCCCTTTTTTACCACCCCGGAAGACTGTACCCGGCGATTGGGCGGCGCCCGTCGGCCCAGGGAAGAAGGTGTACGGCGGTTGGGCCGGGTCAGGAAGGGCAGGTTTTAAAGGAGCCGGAGGTGGGAACAGTCCGAGAACCGGGATCTGCGGGAGGCGGCG GCTGCAGCCAGGGGTTAAACCTGGGACCCTTCAGGGACTCCCTGAAGCTATCGATATCCCTATGGACTTGCCCCAAGATTCCAG TCAACCTTCCCTCAACCGGGAACCATTGGTTAGAGCACCATGGGGAGCAAGAACTCGGAAGCGGCCAAGACTGCAGCAGCAGCTTGGAGAACCCAAGCTGAGCCAGAGGGTGACAGGAACTCCGTCATCCCTGGAGAAGGCTTCTCAGAGGGTCCTCACTGTGGTGCTGGAAGATGTCATTGCCACCAGAATG TCTCAAGAGATGCTCCCTGAAATGTCAACTACGCCTCGACGGAGCAGTAGACTAGAATCTAACCGTTCCCAGCCTTCTATCTCCCCACTTGGCCAGTCTTGGAGCCCTCAGTCAAG ACCTCCAGACTGGTCTACCCTGTGCCGGGAGCCACTGACTCGAGCTCCAAAGCGTATTGGATTCCAGAGGAGGAGGCCACAACAAATGGGAACATCCACGAGGGGGGCTGAGGAGAACCCTTCACACCAAGACAAGCCCTCCCAGCCAGCCCTGCTTGTGATGTTGGAGGATATCAAGAATCCTCAGTCTCCAGTGAAGGCCCAGGAGCTGCTG GGCTTCAACAATGAGACTGAAGACCCAGGGATCTCAGCATGCAG aGTTGATCATGTGACAACTATTCACCAATCAATACCTTCCTCCAGGGACTTGGATTCAGTGTTTCGGCAGGCCTCTCCTGTGGACCATTCTGAATGCGTTTTGCCAG GCTCAGAGCCAGAGACCCCGTCTCCCCCACCCTCCAGCCTCTTGCGGCCACGCCTGAGTCCTTGGGGCCTGGCACCACTCTTCCGCTCTGTCCGCTCTAAGCTGGAGAGCTTTGCTGACATCTTCCTCACCCCAGCCAAAACCCCCCAAGCCCCACCCACAAATCCCCCCTCTCCAGCCTCACCCATGAAGCTAGAGCTGAAGATTGCCATCTCGGAAGCCCCGGAGTCTGGGAGAGtccggggaggggagggggaagggcctGTAAGCCCTCGTCCTCCAATCCGGCAGTGGAGGACTCAGGACTCTGGCCTCCCTGCTGCCCCTAGGCCGACTTTGGGTCGAAGCCATTCTTGCCCGGACCTGGGGCCCCCTGGGGAAGGGGGCTGTGCATGGTCAGCCTTCCCTCCACATCCACATAGGCCTCGTCCCAGAAGGCACACAGTTGGGGGTGGGGAGCTGGCTCGGGCCCCACCACCTTCTCGGCCTTGCCTACGAAAAGAGGTTTTTCCCTTGGGAGGGTCAGGTGCACCCCCAAACATTGTCACCACCTGCTCTCCTGCTGcttctacttcttcctctttctcgGACCTGCCAGAATCCAG ggTTTGCTCCCCCCAAGGGGAGAAGCAACCACGCCCAGAGGATATGGTGCTGTCAGAATCTGAGACCAAG TCTGTGGGAAAAGTCTCCTGCTTTCGGATTCGCAGGACACCATCCAGGAGTCAGCCCAACCTCACTCCAATGGGGCTGCCTCGACCAATCAG GTTGAATAAGAAGGAGTTCAGCCTAGAGGAAATTTATACCAACAAGAATTATCGTTCCCCCACAGCCAAACG GTCCTTTGAGACTATCTTTGAAGAGCCAAGAGAGCGGAATGGAACCCTGGTCTTCACAAGTTCCCGGAAGCTTCGAAGAGCAGTAGAATTCCGAGATTGTAGCCTCCCTCGTCACCGAAGGCCTTCCAGGGCAGTTCGTCCTGCCCCTGGCAGAGCTCCTACCCCTGACCTGGGACCTTTGCTGCAGCAGAGGCTGGAGGAATTAGATGCCCTGCTGTTGCAAGAGGAAGAGGAGCCAGGCAAGGGTTAG
- the PRR14 gene encoding proline-rich protein 14 isoform X7 has translation MNGANQAPPWGSYTHTPSSFLPPPLLIHPSQPSLNREPLVRAPWGARTRKRPRLQQQLGEPKLSQRVTGTPSSLEKASQRVLTVVLEDVIATRMSQEMLPEMSTTPRRSSRLESNRSQPSISPLGQSWSPQSRPPDWSTLCREPLTRAPKRIGFQRRRPQQMGTSTRGAEENPSHQDKPSQPALLVMLEDIKNPQSPVKAQELLVRIPRKEWRAEDRDIRGFNNETEDPGISACRVDHVTTIHQSIPSSRDLDSVFRQASPVDHSECVLPGSEPETPSPPPSSLLRPRLSPWGLAPLFRSVRSKLESFADIFLTPAKTPQAPPTNPPSPASPMKLELKIAISEAPESGRVRGGEGEGPVSPRPPIRQWRTQDSGLPAAPRPTLGRSHSCPDLGPPGEGGCAWSAFPPHPHRPRPRRHTVGGGELARAPPPSRPCLRKEVFPLGGSGAPPNIVTTCSPAASTSSSFSDLPESRVCSPQGEKQPRPEDMVLSESETKSVGKVSCFRIRRTPSRSQPNLTPMGLPRPIRLNKKEFSLEEIYTNKNYRSPTAKRSFETIFEEPRERNGTLVFTSSRKLRRAVEFRDCSLPRHRRPSRAVRPAPGRAPTPDLGPLLQQRLEELDALLLQEEEEPGKG, from the exons ATGAATGGAGCTAATCAAGCACCACCCTGGGggtcatatacacacacaccttccTCTTTTCTACCCCCACCCCTCTTAATCCACCCCAGTCAACCTTCCCTCAACCGGGAACCATTGGTTAGAGCACCATGGGGAGCAAGAACTCGGAAGCGGCCAAGACTGCAGCAGCAGCTTGGAGAACCCAAGCTGAGCCAGAGGGTGACAGGAACTCCGTCATCCCTGGAGAAGGCTTCTCAGAGGGTCCTCACTGTGGTGCTGGAAGATGTCATTGCCACCAGAATG TCTCAAGAGATGCTCCCTGAAATGTCAACTACGCCTCGACGGAGCAGTAGACTAGAATCTAACCGTTCCCAGCCTTCTATCTCCCCACTTGGCCAGTCTTGGAGCCCTCAGTCAAG ACCTCCAGACTGGTCTACCCTGTGCCGGGAGCCACTGACTCGAGCTCCAAAGCGTATTGGATTCCAGAGGAGGAGGCCACAACAAATGGGAACATCCACGAGGGGGGCTGAGGAGAACCCTTCACACCAAGACAAGCCCTCCCAGCCAGCCCTGCTTGTGATGTTGGAGGATATCAAGAATCCTCAGTCTCCAGTGAAGGCCCAGGAGCTGCTGGTGAGGATCCCAAGAAAAGAATGGAGAGCAGAAGACAGGGACATCAGG GGCTTCAACAATGAGACTGAAGACCCAGGGATCTCAGCATGCAG aGTTGATCATGTGACAACTATTCACCAATCAATACCTTCCTCCAGGGACTTGGATTCAGTGTTTCGGCAGGCCTCTCCTGTGGACCATTCTGAATGCGTTTTGCCAG GCTCAGAGCCAGAGACCCCGTCTCCCCCACCCTCCAGCCTCTTGCGGCCACGCCTGAGTCCTTGGGGCCTGGCACCACTCTTCCGCTCTGTCCGCTCTAAGCTGGAGAGCTTTGCTGACATCTTCCTCACCCCAGCCAAAACCCCCCAAGCCCCACCCACAAATCCCCCCTCTCCAGCCTCACCCATGAAGCTAGAGCTGAAGATTGCCATCTCGGAAGCCCCGGAGTCTGGGAGAGtccggggaggggagggggaagggcctGTAAGCCCTCGTCCTCCAATCCGGCAGTGGAGGACTCAGGACTCTGGCCTCCCTGCTGCCCCTAGGCCGACTTTGGGTCGAAGCCATTCTTGCCCGGACCTGGGGCCCCCTGGGGAAGGGGGCTGTGCATGGTCAGCCTTCCCTCCACATCCACATAGGCCTCGTCCCAGAAGGCACACAGTTGGGGGTGGGGAGCTGGCTCGGGCCCCACCACCTTCTCGGCCTTGCCTACGAAAAGAGGTTTTTCCCTTGGGAGGGTCAGGTGCACCCCCAAACATTGTCACCACCTGCTCTCCTGCTGcttctacttcttcctctttctcgGACCTGCCAGAATCCAG ggTTTGCTCCCCCCAAGGGGAGAAGCAACCACGCCCAGAGGATATGGTGCTGTCAGAATCTGAGACCAAG TCTGTGGGAAAAGTCTCCTGCTTTCGGATTCGCAGGACACCATCCAGGAGTCAGCCCAACCTCACTCCAATGGGGCTGCCTCGACCAATCAG GTTGAATAAGAAGGAGTTCAGCCTAGAGGAAATTTATACCAACAAGAATTATCGTTCCCCCACAGCCAAACG GTCCTTTGAGACTATCTTTGAAGAGCCAAGAGAGCGGAATGGAACCCTGGTCTTCACAAGTTCCCGGAAGCTTCGAAGAGCAGTAGAATTCCGAGATTGTAGCCTCCCTCGTCACCGAAGGCCTTCCAGGGCAGTTCGTCCTGCCCCTGGCAGAGCTCCTACCCCTGACCTGGGACCTTTGCTGCAGCAGAGGCTGGAGGAATTAGATGCCCTGCTGTTGCAAGAGGAAGAGGAGCCAGGCAAGGGTTAG
- the PRR14 gene encoding proline-rich protein 14 isoform X6 yields MLYPAGNGVRLQPGVKPGTLQGLPEAIDIPMDLPQDSSQPSLNREPLVRAPWGARTRKRPRLQQQLGEPKLSQRVTGTPSSLEKASQRVLTVVLEDVIATRMSQEMLPEMSTTPRRSSRLESNRSQPSISPLGQSWSPQSRPPDWSTLCREPLTRAPKRIGFQRRRPQQMGTSTRGAEENPSHQDKPSQPALLVMLEDIKNPQSPVKAQELLVRIPRKEWRAEDRDIRGFNNETEDPGISACRVDHVTTIHQSIPSSRDLDSVFRQASPVDHSECVLPGSEPETPSPPPSSLLRPRLSPWGLAPLFRSVRSKLESFADIFLTPAKTPQAPPTNPPSPASPMKLELKIAISEAPESGRVRGGEGEGPVSPRPPIRQWRTQDSGLPAAPRPTLGRSHSCPDLGPPGEGGCAWSAFPPHPHRPRPRRHTVGGGELARAPPPSRPCLRKEVFPLGGSGAPPNIVTTCSPAASTSSSFSDLPESRVCSPQGEKQPRPEDMVLSESETKSVGKVSCFRIRRTPSRSQPNLTPMGLPRPIRLNKKEFSLEEIYTNKNYRSPTAKRSFETIFEEPRERNGTLVFTSSRKLRRAVEFRDCSLPRHRRPSRAVRPAPGRAPTPDLGPLLQQRLEELDALLLQEEEEPGKG; encoded by the exons ATGCTCTACCCCGCGGGGAACGGAGTACG GCTGCAGCCAGGGGTTAAACCTGGGACCCTTCAGGGACTCCCTGAAGCTATCGATATCCCTATGGACTTGCCCCAAGATTCCAG TCAACCTTCCCTCAACCGGGAACCATTGGTTAGAGCACCATGGGGAGCAAGAACTCGGAAGCGGCCAAGACTGCAGCAGCAGCTTGGAGAACCCAAGCTGAGCCAGAGGGTGACAGGAACTCCGTCATCCCTGGAGAAGGCTTCTCAGAGGGTCCTCACTGTGGTGCTGGAAGATGTCATTGCCACCAGAATG TCTCAAGAGATGCTCCCTGAAATGTCAACTACGCCTCGACGGAGCAGTAGACTAGAATCTAACCGTTCCCAGCCTTCTATCTCCCCACTTGGCCAGTCTTGGAGCCCTCAGTCAAG ACCTCCAGACTGGTCTACCCTGTGCCGGGAGCCACTGACTCGAGCTCCAAAGCGTATTGGATTCCAGAGGAGGAGGCCACAACAAATGGGAACATCCACGAGGGGGGCTGAGGAGAACCCTTCACACCAAGACAAGCCCTCCCAGCCAGCCCTGCTTGTGATGTTGGAGGATATCAAGAATCCTCAGTCTCCAGTGAAGGCCCAGGAGCTGCTGGTGAGGATCCCAAGAAAAGAATGGAGAGCAGAAGACAGGGACATCAGG GGCTTCAACAATGAGACTGAAGACCCAGGGATCTCAGCATGCAG aGTTGATCATGTGACAACTATTCACCAATCAATACCTTCCTCCAGGGACTTGGATTCAGTGTTTCGGCAGGCCTCTCCTGTGGACCATTCTGAATGCGTTTTGCCAG GCTCAGAGCCAGAGACCCCGTCTCCCCCACCCTCCAGCCTCTTGCGGCCACGCCTGAGTCCTTGGGGCCTGGCACCACTCTTCCGCTCTGTCCGCTCTAAGCTGGAGAGCTTTGCTGACATCTTCCTCACCCCAGCCAAAACCCCCCAAGCCCCACCCACAAATCCCCCCTCTCCAGCCTCACCCATGAAGCTAGAGCTGAAGATTGCCATCTCGGAAGCCCCGGAGTCTGGGAGAGtccggggaggggagggggaagggcctGTAAGCCCTCGTCCTCCAATCCGGCAGTGGAGGACTCAGGACTCTGGCCTCCCTGCTGCCCCTAGGCCGACTTTGGGTCGAAGCCATTCTTGCCCGGACCTGGGGCCCCCTGGGGAAGGGGGCTGTGCATGGTCAGCCTTCCCTCCACATCCACATAGGCCTCGTCCCAGAAGGCACACAGTTGGGGGTGGGGAGCTGGCTCGGGCCCCACCACCTTCTCGGCCTTGCCTACGAAAAGAGGTTTTTCCCTTGGGAGGGTCAGGTGCACCCCCAAACATTGTCACCACCTGCTCTCCTGCTGcttctacttcttcctctttctcgGACCTGCCAGAATCCAG ggTTTGCTCCCCCCAAGGGGAGAAGCAACCACGCCCAGAGGATATGGTGCTGTCAGAATCTGAGACCAAG TCTGTGGGAAAAGTCTCCTGCTTTCGGATTCGCAGGACACCATCCAGGAGTCAGCCCAACCTCACTCCAATGGGGCTGCCTCGACCAATCAG GTTGAATAAGAAGGAGTTCAGCCTAGAGGAAATTTATACCAACAAGAATTATCGTTCCCCCACAGCCAAACG GTCCTTTGAGACTATCTTTGAAGAGCCAAGAGAGCGGAATGGAACCCTGGTCTTCACAAGTTCCCGGAAGCTTCGAAGAGCAGTAGAATTCCGAGATTGTAGCCTCCCTCGTCACCGAAGGCCTTCCAGGGCAGTTCGTCCTGCCCCTGGCAGAGCTCCTACCCCTGACCTGGGACCTTTGCTGCAGCAGAGGCTGGAGGAATTAGATGCCCTGCTGTTGCAAGAGGAAGAGGAGCCAGGCAAGGGTTAG
- the PRR14 gene encoding proline-rich protein 14 isoform X4 — translation MAAAAASRPFLPPRKTVPGDWAAPVGPGKKVYGGWAGSGRAGFKGAGGGNSPRTGICGRRRQPSLNREPLVRAPWGARTRKRPRLQQQLGEPKLSQRVTGTPSSLEKASQRVLTVVLEDVIATRMSQEMLPEMSTTPRRSSRLESNRSQPSISPLGQSWSPQSRPPDWSTLCREPLTRAPKRIGFQRRRPQQMGTSTRGAEENPSHQDKPSQPALLVMLEDIKNPQSPVKAQELLVRIPRKEWRAEDRDIRGFNNETEDPGISACRVDHVTTIHQSIPSSRDLDSVFRQASPVDHSECVLPGSEPETPSPPPSSLLRPRLSPWGLAPLFRSVRSKLESFADIFLTPAKTPQAPPTNPPSPASPMKLELKIAISEAPESGRVRGGEGEGPVSPRPPIRQWRTQDSGLPAAPRPTLGRSHSCPDLGPPGEGGCAWSAFPPHPHRPRPRRHTVGGGELARAPPPSRPCLRKEVFPLGGSGAPPNIVTTCSPAASTSSSFSDLPESRVCSPQGEKQPRPEDMVLSESETKSVGKVSCFRIRRTPSRSQPNLTPMGLPRPIRLNKKEFSLEEIYTNKNYRSPTAKRSFETIFEEPRERNGTLVFTSSRKLRRAVEFRDCSLPRHRRPSRAVRPAPGRAPTPDLGPLLQQRLEELDALLLQEEEEPGKG, via the exons ATGGCCGCAGCGGCGGCTTCACGCCCTTTTTTACCACCCCGGAAGACTGTACCCGGCGATTGGGCGGCGCCCGTCGGCCCAGGGAAGAAGGTGTACGGCGGTTGGGCCGGGTCAGGAAGGGCAGGTTTTAAAGGAGCCGGAGGTGGGAACAGTCCGAGAACCGGGATCTGCGGGAGGCGGCG TCAACCTTCCCTCAACCGGGAACCATTGGTTAGAGCACCATGGGGAGCAAGAACTCGGAAGCGGCCAAGACTGCAGCAGCAGCTTGGAGAACCCAAGCTGAGCCAGAGGGTGACAGGAACTCCGTCATCCCTGGAGAAGGCTTCTCAGAGGGTCCTCACTGTGGTGCTGGAAGATGTCATTGCCACCAGAATG TCTCAAGAGATGCTCCCTGAAATGTCAACTACGCCTCGACGGAGCAGTAGACTAGAATCTAACCGTTCCCAGCCTTCTATCTCCCCACTTGGCCAGTCTTGGAGCCCTCAGTCAAG ACCTCCAGACTGGTCTACCCTGTGCCGGGAGCCACTGACTCGAGCTCCAAAGCGTATTGGATTCCAGAGGAGGAGGCCACAACAAATGGGAACATCCACGAGGGGGGCTGAGGAGAACCCTTCACACCAAGACAAGCCCTCCCAGCCAGCCCTGCTTGTGATGTTGGAGGATATCAAGAATCCTCAGTCTCCAGTGAAGGCCCAGGAGCTGCTGGTGAGGATCCCAAGAAAAGAATGGAGAGCAGAAGACAGGGACATCAGG GGCTTCAACAATGAGACTGAAGACCCAGGGATCTCAGCATGCAG aGTTGATCATGTGACAACTATTCACCAATCAATACCTTCCTCCAGGGACTTGGATTCAGTGTTTCGGCAGGCCTCTCCTGTGGACCATTCTGAATGCGTTTTGCCAG GCTCAGAGCCAGAGACCCCGTCTCCCCCACCCTCCAGCCTCTTGCGGCCACGCCTGAGTCCTTGGGGCCTGGCACCACTCTTCCGCTCTGTCCGCTCTAAGCTGGAGAGCTTTGCTGACATCTTCCTCACCCCAGCCAAAACCCCCCAAGCCCCACCCACAAATCCCCCCTCTCCAGCCTCACCCATGAAGCTAGAGCTGAAGATTGCCATCTCGGAAGCCCCGGAGTCTGGGAGAGtccggggaggggagggggaagggcctGTAAGCCCTCGTCCTCCAATCCGGCAGTGGAGGACTCAGGACTCTGGCCTCCCTGCTGCCCCTAGGCCGACTTTGGGTCGAAGCCATTCTTGCCCGGACCTGGGGCCCCCTGGGGAAGGGGGCTGTGCATGGTCAGCCTTCCCTCCACATCCACATAGGCCTCGTCCCAGAAGGCACACAGTTGGGGGTGGGGAGCTGGCTCGGGCCCCACCACCTTCTCGGCCTTGCCTACGAAAAGAGGTTTTTCCCTTGGGAGGGTCAGGTGCACCCCCAAACATTGTCACCACCTGCTCTCCTGCTGcttctacttcttcctctttctcgGACCTGCCAGAATCCAG ggTTTGCTCCCCCCAAGGGGAGAAGCAACCACGCCCAGAGGATATGGTGCTGTCAGAATCTGAGACCAAG TCTGTGGGAAAAGTCTCCTGCTTTCGGATTCGCAGGACACCATCCAGGAGTCAGCCCAACCTCACTCCAATGGGGCTGCCTCGACCAATCAG GTTGAATAAGAAGGAGTTCAGCCTAGAGGAAATTTATACCAACAAGAATTATCGTTCCCCCACAGCCAAACG GTCCTTTGAGACTATCTTTGAAGAGCCAAGAGAGCGGAATGGAACCCTGGTCTTCACAAGTTCCCGGAAGCTTCGAAGAGCAGTAGAATTCCGAGATTGTAGCCTCCCTCGTCACCGAAGGCCTTCCAGGGCAGTTCGTCCTGCCCCTGGCAGAGCTCCTACCCCTGACCTGGGACCTTTGCTGCAGCAGAGGCTGGAGGAATTAGATGCCCTGCTGTTGCAAGAGGAAGAGGAGCCAGGCAAGGGTTAG